ACGGGCCGTGGTAGAAGCGGCGGATCTCCAGCGTCAAATACGAAAGCGCAAACACGAGGGCCGCGCCCGCAATCGTGTTCGCATAGACTTTACCGCGTGCACCGACCACCGCATACGCAAGCAGCAGCATCAGCGCCGCCGGCAGCGCGTAGCAGAGCAGCAGCAGGTTGAACACGGCGCCGCCGACATCGATGTGCCACAGCAGCGGGTTCTCCAGGAGCAGCAGGCCGAACACGCTGACGACGCCGGCGATCGCCGTGAGCACGACCGCGCCGACATTGTGCACGATGCTGTGGCTGCGCAGCCGCAATCGCTCCAGCCCAATCGCCATGGCCAATGACACGCAGACCTGGAGGCCTGCTTCGAGCTGCGACGGCGCTGCGATCATGTCGCCGCCGGTCGCGAGATGGCGAACCTCCATGAAGGCGAGCAGCGCACTGAACAGGATCGCGGCCGCCTCCACCATGCGCAGCGGCGCGTCGTCAGCGCGTCGGCGCAGGAACATGCTCGCCGCCCAGAACGAGGCGGCCGGCAGGCCATAGCCCCACAGCAGCCAGTTGAAGATCGGCGTGGTGCCGACGGCATCGCCGACGATGCGCGGATCATAGAGGATGCGCGCGGTGACGATGCTGGCGAAGATGGCGGCAAGCCAGCGCAGGAACGGGATCGGCCGCTGCATCGCAATCCAGGCGGTGCCGAGCGACATCAGCGCCAGCGCGATGGTGAGCCAGCCCTTCTCCAGCGCGAAGGTCAGCGCCAGCGCCAGCGCGCCGAGCGTGCCGGTCGCAAACAGCGCCGTCGAGATCGCAAGCCCCGGTCGGGTCTCGCGGCGGGTCAGCGTTTCCGTCGCGGCACCAAGGCTAGCTGCGAGCAGCACCGCGAGGATCGCGAACGGGATCGAGCGGTCGAGATGGGCGATGCGGGCATAGAGCGCCACCAGGATGGCGATCGGCGTAGCGACGCCTGCTGCCGACCACACCACCGGAATGACCGCCGAATTCGAGCGGCCTTGCGCGAAGAAGCCCGCAAGACCGAAGCCGGCGGCGAAGATCGCGGCCATGACGAGATGCAGCGTCACCGCACTGTCGGTGGCGGTCGGCGTGATGCCGGGCATGGCGCCGCCCGGCAGCACCAGCATGTCCGGATTGGCGCGCACGGCCCATTCGGCGAACACGATGAACACGGTCGCAGCGGCCGCACCCAGCGCGCCGACTGCTGCCTCCGCGCGCCAGGCGACGAACAGCGTCGCCGCAACGAGCAGCGTGAAGGCGATCAGCGCAAGATCGGCATGCGCGCTCGACAGCACGATCAGCATCGCGCCGAACAGATAGGCGCCGAGCGCGCTCGACGACACCGGCTCGATCTGTCCGTCCTCGATGGTCGGGCCGAACATGAAGCCGCAGACGACGAGCAGTGCGGCGAGCGCAAAGCCGGCGATCACATGGAAGGCATGCGGCGCGACCTGCAGCTCGCTCGCTTCGAGTCCCGGGAAGATCCAGAGCACGGCGAAGACGATGGTGGTCACGGCCAGCCAGCGCCACAGCCTGATACGGGCGAGGCCAAAACTCGCGGCGGTGACGATGGCGAGATAGATGTAGAGCGCCCAATAATCCGGCTTGCCGCTGGAGACGAGCACAGGCGTCGCGAACGCGCCGACCACGCCGAGGCCGGCGAGCGCCGGTCCGTGCAGCAGCGCCGCCGCGAGTGTGCCGAGCCCGACGAGGCCGAGCAGCACGAAGGCCGTGGCGGGCACCAGGAAGCCATAGAGCGCGTAGGCCGCGTATACGGTTGCGAACGCGACCGCGGTTCCGGCCGCGGTGAGGATCGCCGGGATATTGGCGATCGGCAGCGCCGCGATGGTGGAAATGCTCTCCTTGCGCCGCGTCCATTCGCCGGCGCCCAGCAAAGCGAGCGCGAACAGGGCGCCGAGGAACACACGCACGCCGGGGCCCAGCAGGCCGGCCTCGATCGAATAGCGCACCATGAAGAAGCCGCCGAGCGCGAGCGCAAGCCCGCCGATCCACACCACCCAGCGCGTGCCGAGCCGCTCCTCGAAGCCAGGCTCTGGTGCCGGCAGAGGAGGCGGCGCATCGGCGCTTGGTTCGAGCGGCGGCGGAGCCACTTGATCCGCGAGCGGCGGCGGCGCGACCTCGGCTTCGGGCATTAGCGGCGGCGGCTCTGCCGCGCTCGTCGTGGGCGCAACAGCCTGCTCCTGCACCGGCATCAGCGGCGGCGGCTGGACCTGTCGCTGCGCGTACAACATCCCTTCGAGTGTGTTCAGCCGCCGGCGCAGCTCGGCCGCCTGGCTGGAGGCCTTGATTGCGATCAGGAAAGCGATGATCGCAATGACCATCACAATGTCGTCGAACGGAGCGTCGAACATGAGGCCTCCAGGCGAATCGGCGCGCGGGCCGATCGCCACATCTTAACCTAGCGCCGGGAGCGTACGCGCAAGCCGGGCGCCGGCCGCTCCTGGAGCACATCGCGGCGGAAGCGATAGAGTGCCGCCGGCCGCCCGCCGGTCTGTGTCGACATCACGCCGGTCGGTTCGACCAGGGCTTCGGTTTCGACCAGACGGCGGAAATTCTGCTTGTGCAGGTGGCGGCCGGAGATCGCCTCCACCGTGTACTGCAACTCAGTGAGTGTGAACTCGGCGGGCAAAAGTTCAAACACCACAGGGCGATACTTCAGTTTTGCGCGCAGCCTGGCAATCGCGGTGGCCAGGATCCGGCGGTGGTCGAACCGCATCGAGGTGCCGAGCGCAGGCAGCGTTTTGCGCGCCAATGCCGCAGGCCGGCCGTCGCGGCGCGCCTCCTCGACGAGGCCGGCCTCGTACAGGAGTTCATAGCGATCGAGCACGCGCTCCTCGTCCCAGGCCGCACCTTCGAGGCCGAAATAGAACCGCACGCGATCTTTTCGCGGCAATGCGCGTGTGGTCTCGGGCGTCTCCTCCTCGGCCCACTTGTTGAGCTCCGGGATGATGTCACGGGCGATGATCGCGGGCGGCGCCTCGCGCCAGTCTTCCCAGGGGAAGAAGCGATACCAGGGCTCGAAGCTCGCCGCGTTCGCAGCGCCCTCGGCGGCGCGCGTCAGCGCGAGATAGCCGATCGACACCATATGCGCGCCGGTGTCACCGGCTTCCGCATGGCGGCCGCGGTCGCCAAAGGTGTAGAGCTGCTCGACATAGCCGAGCCGCAAGCTCGCCTGTTCCTCGACCCAGGCGCGCAGGCCGATCTCGAAGGTGCGATGGCTCGGCGCATCGAATGGACCGAACGGCAGTCCGGTCAAGCCGTCGACGCCGCGCGCGGTCAGCACCAGCGGCTCATGATCCTCGATCGCGACGATCGCGGCAGTCAGTCCGATCTCGATCGGCGTCAGCAGCTTGTCGCTCATGCGGTGACGATCGCTGATGTCATTCGAGCTCGATCGCGAAGGGGCGGCCCTCGACCAGCATCTCGCCCGGGCCCATCTCGTCGAGCGCGCGCAGCATGCGGCCGTTGCGCCCGAGCGCACGGTCGGCAAGGCTGACGATGCGCCGGTTCGGCGAGGCGATCGGGGAGGCCGCGCGGATCTTCTTCGCGATCTCGATTTCGTCGCGATCGGGATTGAGCGCACAGACGGCGGTGAATGCGCTCGCCGTGGAGCGGCTGATGCCGGCATAGCAATGCACCACAAGCGGCGCGCCGCGGTTCCAGCCGCGCACGAAGTTCAGCACCTGGTCGATATGAGCCTCGGAGGGTGCGACGAAGCCATCCATCTCCTCGGTGATGTCGTCCATCGACACCTTGAGATGATTGGCAGGGAGCACCGACACCGGCCGCGCCACCTGCTCGACATTGGCCATCACGGTCAGCACATGGCTGGCCCCGGTGCGGCGGACGGTTTCGGGAAGGGCGGCGAGCGAACAGACGTGGATCATGATGGACCTTTTTGGCGGCGACTATAGCGGGCGCCTGTAGGGTGGGCAAAGCGAAGCGTGCCCACCATTTTTGTCGCAAGCGTGAAGAGAATGGTGGGCACGGCGCAAATGCGCCTTTGCCCACCCTACAAGACCTACGCAAACACGGCGCCAAACCGCTCCAGAAACTGCTTCTCGGCCCGCGCCGCCGTCCAGGGCGTCAGATAATCGCGCCGGACGCTGTCGGAAAGGCCCGGGTCCCTGCCGAACAGGCGCTTGGCCTCGCTCTCGCTGAAGCCGGCAAGCTCGGTTGCCTCGAGATACGCCGCGCCGCGATCGGCGGCCTTGATGACCAGC
This portion of the Bradyrhizobium diazoefficiens genome encodes:
- a CDS encoding NUDIX hydrolase — translated: MSDKLLTPIEIGLTAAIVAIEDHEPLVLTARGVDGLTGLPFGPFDAPSHRTFEIGLRAWVEEQASLRLGYVEQLYTFGDRGRHAEAGDTGAHMVSIGYLALTRAAEGAANAASFEPWYRFFPWEDWREAPPAIIARDIIPELNKWAEEETPETTRALPRKDRVRFYFGLEGAAWDEERVLDRYELLYEAGLVEEARRDGRPAALARKTLPALGTSMRFDHRRILATAIARLRAKLKYRPVVFELLPAEFTLTELQYTVEAISGRHLHKQNFRRLVETEALVEPTGVMSTQTGGRPAALYRFRRDVLQERPAPGLRVRSRR
- a CDS encoding DUF2339 domain-containing protein — its product is MFDAPFDDIVMVIAIIAFLIAIKASSQAAELRRRLNTLEGMLYAQRQVQPPPLMPVQEQAVAPTTSAAEPPPLMPEAEVAPPPLADQVAPPPLEPSADAPPPLPAPEPGFEERLGTRWVVWIGGLALALGGFFMVRYSIEAGLLGPGVRVFLGALFALALLGAGEWTRRKESISTIAALPIANIPAILTAAGTAVAFATVYAAYALYGFLVPATAFVLLGLVGLGTLAAALLHGPALAGLGVVGAFATPVLVSSGKPDYWALYIYLAIVTAASFGLARIRLWRWLAVTTIVFAVLWIFPGLEASELQVAPHAFHVIAGFALAALLVVCGFMFGPTIEDGQIEPVSSSALGAYLFGAMLIVLSSAHADLALIAFTLLVAATLFVAWRAEAAVGALGAAAATVFIVFAEWAVRANPDMLVLPGGAMPGITPTATDSAVTLHLVMAAIFAAGFGLAGFFAQGRSNSAVIPVVWSAAGVATPIAILVALYARIAHLDRSIPFAILAVLLAASLGAATETLTRRETRPGLAISTALFATGTLGALALALTFALEKGWLTIALALMSLGTAWIAMQRPIPFLRWLAAIFASIVTARILYDPRIVGDAVGTTPIFNWLLWGYGLPAASFWAASMFLRRRADDAPLRMVEAAAILFSALLAFMEVRHLATGGDMIAAPSQLEAGLQVCVSLAMAIGLERLRLRSHSIVHNVGAVVLTAIAGVVSVFGLLLLENPLLWHIDVGGAVFNLLLLCYALPAALMLLLAYAVVGARGKVYANTIAGAALVFALSYLTLEIRRFYHGPFLASGETTGAEQYTYSIGWLAFGVVLLGIGILVNSERARLASAAVIALTILKAFVIDMSTLTGVYRALSFMCLGIVLVAIGWLYQRILFRRQVPPPAPQTGS
- a CDS encoding tyrosine phosphatase family protein; amino-acid sequence: MIHVCSLAALPETVRRTGASHVLTVMANVEQVARPVSVLPANHLKVSMDDITEEMDGFVAPSEAHIDQVLNFVRGWNRGAPLVVHCYAGISRSTASAFTAVCALNPDRDEIEIAKKIRAASPIASPNRRIVSLADRALGRNGRMLRALDEMGPGEMLVEGRPFAIELE